One region of Qipengyuania sp. SS22 genomic DNA includes:
- a CDS encoding GumC family protein, producing MNNSNFTAQVASEFSDRHEIAEGRSSAEDAFSLDLERYWHEAIGLKYWLVGIIALGFLIGILFTLLATPLYQASARLEVSQVTADVTNIDSLEVDSQMSELQYLNTQYELLVSRFMAKRVMEAGNLSRARAFREAFGIEEEAQFKTIERILLDNVNISPISQSSLVDVAFSSPDPVVSAEITNLWVQEFVAANYEKRFGANIEARNFLQSQIAELRERLSDSERELVEYANANEILVLNAGGESGAESAGQTLVGADLQALNMALAAAVADRVSAQAAVVGGNFPSGDPRNQLLTNLSEAEAELAVLRANFGPEYPEVQEKQAEVNSLRSAISGGARGLLDSARIREAELRDQVEQVKQRFLSQQGQGISYGILKREVETNREIYDALLQRFKELEASGAGQNNIQIIDEADVPAEPYAPSLIQNVLISLITSLILAGGLVYLKVALSQTLKDPEDVRRRLHLPLLGAIPLNTEGAMVERITERSSHINEAYTTVRTNMNFLTPQGAPEVLMFTSSVPSEGKSISSLGIATSFAQLGKRVLLIDADLRNSKLRDTLDLHDYDKGGLVPLLANQQTDMASQIIHLEDFGFDFLPMGRTPPNPVELLAGDRFSQIIEAARGQYDQVLIDGAPMLALADAIEMSKAVDGVIFVIQTERLKLRGIENALSRLQRSGAKVYGAIVTKVSQNNSAYGYGYGYGYGYGYGYGEERDAEPA from the coding sequence TTGAATAATTCAAACTTTACGGCGCAAGTGGCCTCAGAGTTTAGCGACCGTCACGAAATTGCCGAAGGTCGTTCATCCGCGGAGGATGCATTCAGCCTAGACTTAGAGCGTTACTGGCACGAGGCTATCGGACTTAAGTACTGGCTGGTGGGGATAATTGCGTTGGGCTTCCTGATCGGAATCCTTTTTACGCTCTTGGCCACTCCGCTGTATCAAGCCAGTGCGCGCTTGGAAGTGTCTCAGGTAACTGCCGACGTGACCAATATCGACTCGCTTGAAGTAGACAGTCAGATGTCGGAACTTCAATATCTGAACACACAGTATGAGCTTCTAGTCTCCAGATTTATGGCCAAGCGCGTGATGGAGGCAGGAAATCTGTCTAGGGCCCGAGCCTTTCGCGAGGCATTCGGGATTGAAGAAGAGGCACAATTTAAAACTATCGAAAGAATACTACTCGACAATGTAAATATCAGCCCAATCTCGCAATCAAGCCTTGTTGACGTAGCATTCTCGAGCCCCGACCCGGTGGTTTCGGCCGAGATAACGAACCTTTGGGTTCAGGAATTCGTAGCTGCTAACTATGAGAAACGATTTGGCGCCAATATTGAGGCCCGGAATTTTCTTCAGAGCCAGATCGCAGAGTTGCGGGAGCGGCTTTCCGATTCCGAGCGTGAACTTGTCGAATACGCGAATGCCAACGAGATCCTTGTGCTCAATGCAGGTGGCGAGTCCGGCGCGGAAAGCGCTGGCCAAACTCTTGTTGGAGCGGATCTACAGGCGCTTAATATGGCGCTCGCCGCTGCAGTGGCAGATCGTGTCAGTGCTCAGGCTGCGGTAGTTGGAGGGAATTTCCCCAGCGGTGATCCGCGCAATCAACTGCTGACAAATTTGAGCGAAGCCGAGGCTGAGTTAGCTGTATTGCGCGCGAATTTCGGACCTGAGTATCCTGAAGTTCAAGAGAAACAGGCGGAAGTAAATTCACTGCGTTCTGCCATTTCCGGCGGGGCTCGCGGTCTGCTTGATTCGGCACGGATCAGAGAAGCAGAGCTCCGTGATCAAGTTGAACAGGTCAAGCAGCGCTTTTTGAGCCAGCAGGGACAAGGGATAAGCTACGGAATCCTTAAGCGAGAGGTTGAAACGAACCGAGAAATTTATGATGCGCTGCTTCAGCGCTTCAAGGAGCTTGAGGCGTCTGGTGCTGGACAAAACAATATTCAGATCATTGATGAGGCGGATGTTCCTGCTGAACCCTACGCGCCATCGCTGATCCAGAATGTACTGATTTCGCTCATCACCAGTTTGATTTTGGCGGGTGGTTTGGTTTACCTGAAGGTCGCCCTAAGCCAGACGCTCAAGGATCCGGAGGACGTTCGCCGTCGTCTGCATCTTCCATTGCTAGGTGCCATCCCGCTTAACACCGAGGGGGCGATGGTCGAACGCATCACCGAGCGTTCTTCGCATATCAACGAAGCTTACACGACGGTTAGGACGAACATGAACTTCCTGACTCCGCAAGGCGCGCCCGAGGTGCTTATGTTCACCTCCTCGGTGCCTTCGGAAGGTAAGTCCATTTCGTCGCTCGGTATCGCCACGAGCTTCGCGCAACTGGGCAAGCGTGTCCTGTTGATCGATGCCGATCTGCGTAATTCGAAGCTCCGCGATACGCTCGATCTACATGATTATGACAAGGGCGGGCTGGTGCCGCTGCTCGCCAATCAGCAAACCGATATGGCATCGCAGATCATTCATCTCGAGGACTTCGGCTTTGACTTCCTCCCGATGGGGCGGACCCCGCCGAACCCTGTCGAACTGCTTGCGGGTGACCGTTTCTCGCAAATCATCGAAGCGGCGCGCGGTCAATACGATCAGGTGTTGATCGACGGTGCACCGATGCTAGCACTCGCCGATGCGATCGAAATGTCCAAGGCCGTTGATGGTGTGATCTTCGTGATCCAGACTGAGCGGCTTAAGCTCCGCGGGATCGAGAATGCGCTGAGTCGTCTGCAGCGTTCGGGTGCGAAGGTATATGGCGCGATCGTCACCAAGGTGAGCCAGAACAACTCGGCTTACGGCTATGGCTACGGATATGGCTACGGTTACGGCTATGGCTATGGTGAAGAGCGTGATGCAGAACCAGCATAA
- a CDS encoding polysaccharide biosynthesis/export family protein yields MTTPKSIRHVALAMIGLMLPFALSGCVTDRAYGEAPGIEIAELEELPAPSLENLYVIGPQEALEIEVVGAERLSGTYLTDGEGRISFPLVGLLDLGGLAPNEAAELIANLLRGSYLLNPQVRVIPSQIPPPTVSVGGQVNEPGEYPVLGRQSLLRVVHQAGGLAEYAKLDDVLILRSVAGRRYIGAYNIQAIQRGNYGDPIVYPNDIIVVGDSPSRRRLDSVLRFAPLLSTSAILIDRIGR; encoded by the coding sequence ATGACGACACCAAAATCAATCAGACACGTTGCATTAGCCATGATTGGGTTGATGTTGCCTTTTGCGCTTTCGGGGTGTGTGACGGATCGGGCTTATGGCGAGGCGCCTGGTATCGAAATTGCAGAGCTAGAGGAGCTACCTGCGCCTAGTCTCGAGAACCTGTATGTTATTGGTCCCCAAGAGGCGCTCGAAATCGAAGTCGTAGGTGCTGAACGTTTGAGCGGAACATATCTGACCGATGGCGAAGGGCGCATTTCTTTTCCTTTGGTCGGTTTGCTCGATCTCGGGGGGCTGGCCCCCAACGAGGCCGCCGAGTTGATTGCCAACCTCTTGCGCGGTAGCTATTTGCTCAATCCGCAGGTGCGTGTCATTCCGTCCCAGATCCCGCCCCCGACGGTTTCTGTTGGAGGGCAAGTGAACGAGCCCGGAGAATACCCGGTTCTTGGTCGGCAGTCCCTGCTGCGTGTAGTCCATCAAGCAGGCGGCTTGGCGGAGTACGCCAAGTTGGATGATGTTCTGATCCTTCGAAGTGTCGCTGGAAGGCGATACATAGGAGCCTATAACATACAGGCAATCCAGCGGGGTAACTACGGAGATCCGATTGTTTATCCTAATGACATTATTGTTGTGGGGGACTCACCTAGTCGACGGCGGTTAGACAGTGTCTTGCGTTTTGCTCCTTTGCTCTCGACGTCAGCTATTTTAATCGATCGGATTGGCCGTTGA
- a CDS encoding O-antigen ligase family protein codes for MAGMTLRMAGAGEREGQLKTSDQDVSRGWILLGLLATTVAFTGGASRFDAIQILPLRTLSAIFLVLSLFFLTKERLKAERSLVVLFGSFALIVALQLVPLPPLLWQSFPQRLEVSQLDAVLGQEGVWRPLTLAPVRTWNVLGSLVVPAAGLFSAIALRASSLILLQIVVALGVLNALLGLLQIAIGKSSILYFYEVTNSSSPVGILANENHAAIFAACSMLVVTLLGLRVRQGSNASWERLVYVVAFFFILFVALVGRSRAGFIAAIGASLVSITMIVLSSRHREGGRASTVVQRALDGRPAILLAIPVVIVTLTAASFLALDRAPAFRDILARDNLEDLRWSLWPVLAKMLENHLLLGTGFGSFEQVYNIYEPSALLMSSYVNQAHDDWAQFVIEGGALAGVLLMGLLAWLVKRVAVMASHQNFRIDAVFWVSVFTLIGAASLIDYPLRTPLFQLVTVWLLLALSRDARGEKIK; via the coding sequence ATGGCAGGGATGACGCTGAGGATGGCAGGTGCTGGTGAGCGAGAAGGGCAACTAAAAACATCGGATCAGGACGTAAGCAGAGGCTGGATACTGCTCGGACTTTTGGCGACCACGGTAGCGTTCACCGGGGGGGCCTCCAGGTTTGATGCAATCCAAATCTTACCGCTGCGGACACTGTCCGCGATATTCCTCGTTCTCTCGCTGTTTTTTTTGACCAAAGAAAGACTTAAGGCTGAGCGCTCGCTGGTTGTCCTTTTCGGTTCCTTCGCGTTAATTGTTGCTTTGCAGCTCGTGCCGTTGCCGCCATTGCTATGGCAGAGCTTCCCGCAACGACTCGAAGTTTCTCAATTGGACGCTGTGCTTGGCCAGGAAGGAGTTTGGCGGCCTTTAACGCTAGCACCAGTGCGAACTTGGAACGTGCTCGGCAGTCTTGTTGTGCCTGCAGCCGGCCTCTTTTCGGCAATTGCTCTGCGCGCGTCTTCTTTGATCTTATTGCAAATTGTTGTCGCTCTAGGCGTTCTCAATGCATTATTGGGCCTTCTTCAGATCGCCATTGGGAAATCCAGCATTCTCTATTTCTATGAAGTTACCAACAGCAGCTCGCCTGTAGGTATTTTGGCGAATGAGAACCACGCCGCAATATTTGCGGCTTGCTCTATGCTGGTCGTAACTTTATTGGGCTTGAGGGTGCGTCAAGGGTCGAATGCTTCATGGGAGCGACTGGTCTACGTTGTAGCCTTTTTCTTCATTCTATTCGTTGCCTTGGTTGGGCGTTCAAGGGCTGGTTTTATAGCTGCGATCGGGGCAAGCTTGGTTTCGATAACTATGATTGTTTTATCTTCGCGTCATCGTGAGGGGGGCAGGGCTAGCACTGTAGTCCAGCGGGCGCTTGATGGGCGGCCAGCCATCCTATTGGCTATTCCGGTCGTTATCGTGACGCTGACGGCGGCATCCTTTCTGGCGCTTGACCGCGCGCCTGCCTTTCGGGACATTCTTGCAAGGGATAATTTAGAGGATCTCCGCTGGTCATTATGGCCAGTTCTTGCGAAGATGCTCGAAAACCATCTACTTCTAGGGACTGGGTTTGGTTCCTTTGAGCAAGTTTATAACATTTATGAGCCGTCAGCACTACTGATGTCGTCTTATGTCAATCAAGCGCACGACGACTGGGCGCAATTCGTTATAGAGGGGGGGGCGTTGGCAGGGGTCCTTCTTATGGGACTTCTCGCTTGGCTGGTGAAGCGCGTTGCCGTCATGGCATCGCATCAGAATTTTAGGATTGATGCCGTTTTTTGGGTTAGCGTTTTTACGCTTATAGGTGCGGCGTCTTTAATCGATTATCCATTGAGAACCCCACTTTTTCAGCTAGTCACTGTTTGGTTGTTACTCGCACTTTCGCGCGATGCGCGAGGCGAAAAGATAAAATAG
- a CDS encoding lipopolysaccharide biosynthesis protein, whose translation MKLKLSYVWALADQVVYGLSASLNFIVLESLMPRKEYALLAVIYTFVVLYQMVSNAMFMDAFAVNLPETGREHFRRYFLYVVSLFLRLSVILGAVGSLGYLIICSASAQNIEICLILIFVFVSFAMLMMAKRLCYSIDRVSIALVGSVVYVVSYAAAVVAAYFSDAITIDFILTSLGAASLAGSLAILFFLKVLHEALRPTTAALDRQELWVFHRTFATQGLVAGSLKWVPDNALYSLLGVWGTLDQVASYRMASNLLMPFRYLIVTLVNLLLPKFAVSSYRGEAHESWKFIWLLILAFTGLSIGLFGSFWFFGQEIIGFLYSSDPEPVFYSLLVLSIIPALSAAQALTVAFLKAIKRMNDVIVQSLIGAVMTIYPGYFLMSAYGATGAAITLVLSISSMAIYSALKASRLKSLDISH comes from the coding sequence GTGAAACTCAAGCTCTCCTATGTCTGGGCATTGGCCGACCAAGTCGTCTACGGCCTGTCGGCATCGCTCAACTTCATTGTGCTGGAGTCGTTGATGCCGCGAAAGGAATACGCGCTTCTAGCGGTGATCTACACCTTCGTGGTACTCTACCAGATGGTGTCCAACGCGATGTTCATGGATGCCTTTGCCGTCAACCTACCCGAGACGGGTCGTGAGCATTTCCGGCGCTATTTTCTTTATGTCGTCAGCTTGTTCTTGCGCCTGTCGGTTATTCTGGGTGCAGTGGGATCACTAGGCTATCTCATCATTTGCAGCGCATCGGCGCAAAATATCGAAATCTGCCTGATTCTCATATTCGTATTCGTCAGCTTCGCCATGTTGATGATGGCCAAGCGCCTGTGTTATTCGATCGACCGAGTGAGCATCGCGTTGGTGGGCTCGGTCGTCTACGTCGTTTCCTACGCCGCTGCAGTGGTTGCAGCGTACTTCTCCGATGCTATCACGATCGATTTCATCCTCACCAGCCTTGGCGCAGCATCGCTTGCAGGCTCGCTTGCAATCCTGTTCTTCCTCAAGGTTCTCCACGAAGCCTTGCGTCCGACCACTGCGGCGCTGGACCGGCAGGAACTGTGGGTCTTCCACCGCACCTTCGCGACGCAGGGGCTGGTTGCTGGTTCGCTGAAATGGGTTCCGGACAATGCCTTGTATTCGCTGCTGGGCGTGTGGGGCACGCTCGACCAAGTGGCTAGTTACCGCATGGCGTCCAACCTCCTGATGCCGTTTCGATACCTGATTGTAACGCTGGTCAACCTGCTGCTGCCAAAGTTCGCGGTTTCCTCGTACCGTGGAGAGGCTCATGAGAGCTGGAAGTTCATTTGGTTGCTGATACTCGCATTTACTGGTCTCAGCATTGGGTTGTTCGGATCGTTCTGGTTCTTCGGGCAGGAGATCATTGGCTTTCTATACAGTTCCGATCCGGAGCCAGTGTTTTATTCTCTTCTCGTGCTCTCAATCATCCCGGCGCTTTCGGCTGCGCAGGCTCTGACGGTCGCGTTCCTGAAGGCGATAAAACGCATGAACGATGTCATCGTGCAGTCGCTGATTGGCGCGGTAATGACCATCTATCCGGGTTACTTTCTGATGTCAGCCTACGGTGCGACTGGCGCAGCGATCACGCTAGTTTTGTCAATATCCAGCATGGCGATTTACTCCGCGTTGAAGGCCTCGCGGCTTAAATCGTTAGATATCTCTCATTAG
- a CDS encoding glycosyltransferase family 4 protein: protein MITFLIEHGFRVHCFAPDYDAQSRKAIEDLGATPVDFEHERSGTNPLGALVSIRDLVRQFKRLNIDVVFCYFLKPIVVSNIAAKIAKVPTVYSMIEGRGMLFGENAPFSFKRQAVKRAVTTTLRAVLPFSDRVFVLNKEDRAFAGGLMGSKAGRVTQLNGIGLDIDYYAPHDYDEQPLRFIFCGRLLKSKGVVEFVRASEKVRAKYPEVECTVIGDVDENVDSATREEIESWDREGHVDWLGFQPDTRPFFHRHAVLVLPTFYPEGLPRSIQESLSMACPVITTEAPGCGEQIDDGVTGFVVKSRDSQALADKMIYFAENTDRIAEMGEVGRRYAEKAFESDAINRIIFRDLLPSVRLK, encoded by the coding sequence ATGATCACCTTTCTGATCGAGCACGGTTTTCGCGTGCATTGCTTCGCGCCCGATTACGACGCGCAAAGTCGCAAGGCCATCGAAGATCTAGGGGCGACGCCGGTGGACTTCGAGCATGAGCGATCGGGCACAAATCCGCTGGGCGCGCTTGTCTCGATCAGGGATCTCGTCAGGCAGTTCAAGCGCCTGAACATCGATGTCGTGTTCTGCTATTTCCTCAAGCCCATCGTGGTCTCCAACATTGCCGCGAAAATCGCCAAGGTGCCCACCGTCTATTCGATGATAGAAGGGCGCGGCATGCTGTTCGGCGAGAATGCACCGTTCAGCTTCAAGCGCCAGGCTGTGAAGCGGGCGGTGACCACTACCCTCCGCGCTGTGTTGCCCTTTTCCGACCGGGTTTTCGTTCTCAACAAGGAAGATCGCGCTTTCGCGGGTGGGCTGATGGGCAGCAAGGCGGGCCGGGTGACGCAGTTGAACGGCATTGGCCTCGACATCGATTATTACGCGCCGCACGACTACGACGAACAGCCGCTGCGCTTCATATTCTGCGGCCGCCTGCTCAAGAGCAAGGGGGTCGTCGAATTCGTCAGAGCGTCGGAAAAGGTTCGCGCTAAGTATCCCGAGGTCGAGTGCACCGTCATCGGCGATGTGGACGAAAACGTTGATTCTGCCACACGTGAGGAAATCGAAAGCTGGGATCGCGAGGGGCATGTCGACTGGCTCGGATTCCAGCCCGACACGCGCCCATTCTTCCACCGTCACGCGGTACTGGTACTGCCGACGTTCTATCCCGAGGGCCTTCCGCGTTCGATCCAAGAATCGCTGAGCATGGCCTGCCCTGTCATTACGACTGAAGCGCCCGGTTGCGGCGAGCAAATTGATGACGGCGTGACGGGCTTTGTCGTGAAGAGCCGGGACAGCCAGGCGCTAGCGGACAAGATGATATACTTCGCCGAGAACACCGACAGGATCGCCGAGATGGGCGAGGTGGGCCGGCGCTATGCCGAGAAGGCTTTCGAAAGCGATGCCATTAACCGCATCATCTTCCGCGACCTCCTGCCAAGCGTTAGGCTCAAGTGA
- a CDS encoding phosphotransferase: MIIANARRVLFDAEKLRSSDECERIGLTVLDRAGEQMGVPFTDVRRIVDNRNSVCLRAEGAGKRYLLKVNRNPDSHEVRGAALRMNAVAGSDIKGAFSVPQSHYIDEQYDAALMEFVEGTRLDILLQCNPDRAAQLDYVRQAVRALATIHHSSEPRPDEALRQPAADLVRDVSAEFPRFARRNAEALNRLASGKNEPAVSIHGDFSPKNLIFDAAGTIHVIDFSHPVDSVSPLRDAAIFAIGMARAMLMANPAIALASDAPVEELVQGFIDEYLAGAGHTAQEQGALRERLVLYELLRLAETRIWTDGYRAFTEGTDGWLKAKFSRVFIALQLRRLQSRIRML, encoded by the coding sequence ATGATCATCGCCAATGCGAGGCGAGTGCTATTCGATGCCGAGAAACTTCGCTCTTCCGATGAATGCGAGCGTATTGGGCTTACGGTTCTTGATAGGGCTGGCGAGCAGATGGGGGTGCCGTTCACCGATGTCCGGAGGATCGTCGACAACCGGAACAGTGTCTGCCTACGCGCGGAGGGGGCAGGGAAACGTTACCTGCTCAAGGTCAATCGCAATCCGGATTCGCACGAAGTCCGCGGCGCCGCCCTGCGCATGAACGCCGTCGCCGGTTCCGACATTAAAGGGGCGTTTTCGGTTCCCCAATCGCACTACATCGATGAGCAATACGACGCCGCATTAATGGAATTTGTCGAAGGGACGCGGCTCGACATCTTACTGCAGTGCAACCCGGATCGCGCTGCGCAACTCGACTACGTAAGGCAGGCGGTGCGCGCGCTCGCAACCATCCATCACTCCTCCGAACCCCGGCCGGACGAGGCCTTGCGACAGCCTGCAGCCGATCTGGTGCGCGATGTGTCCGCCGAATTTCCTAGGTTTGCCCGGCGCAACGCGGAAGCGCTTAATCGGCTGGCATCTGGCAAGAACGAGCCGGCGGTCTCGATTCACGGCGATTTTTCGCCCAAGAACCTGATCTTCGATGCGGCTGGCACAATTCACGTCATCGATTTTTCTCATCCTGTCGATTCGGTTTCGCCGCTTCGCGACGCGGCGATTTTCGCCATCGGCATGGCCCGCGCAATGTTGATGGCGAATCCGGCCATCGCCTTGGCGTCTGACGCTCCGGTCGAGGAGCTGGTTCAGGGCTTTATTGACGAATATCTAGCCGGTGCCGGCCATACTGCGCAGGAGCAAGGCGCCTTGCGCGAACGGCTTGTCCTATACGAATTGTTGCGGCTTGCCGAAACGCGCATCTGGACAGATGGCTACCGTGCTTTCACGGAAGGGACGGACGGATGGCTTAAAGCCAAGTTTAGTCGAGTTTTCATAGCTTTGCAACTGCGTCGCCTGCAATCGCGCATCCGCATGCTATAG
- a CDS encoding polysaccharide pyruvyl transferase family protein, producing the protein MKNVLILHGINYYNAGDHGIVLAMLKALRKKFSDVSITVASPFRRNNQIEEVYVAKVRANDEIAYPDEVSDLYQLPVGKKARLVVIAYGLKAVAFCMSLTVLPFALRKRFARTTDLGSAVLDADVVLSKGGGFLLDRGTTYSVPIHLITIWIAIILRKKTVIYAQSIGPFESGFGRMVAGFVLRRVSLVLARDEYSYEYSTEVLGIDPSKVKLTADAAFALATYQGGATAASAKQAEGCASESPARACITLVSPRFAGLAGEEAESQYCRVIAKVAEQISEQGLDVMFIPHLESGKFSDRILANRIVGFCSPEAATKMRILEPTSPIDIINLMTESAIAICSRMHSMIFSIDARLPFVALSYLPKSDSMLHEADLDDWRVSLPEIATGDVEAAVADVTGKFEAILADLPQSRAKVAAAQELLAKRSDSNLTHLSNLIGS; encoded by the coding sequence GTGAAAAATGTGCTCATCCTTCACGGGATAAATTATTACAATGCCGGCGATCACGGAATTGTGCTCGCCATGCTGAAAGCGCTGCGAAAGAAGTTCTCCGATGTATCGATCACCGTTGCATCGCCGTTCCGTCGCAACAACCAGATCGAAGAGGTTTATGTTGCCAAGGTCCGTGCCAACGACGAAATCGCCTATCCGGACGAAGTGTCCGATCTCTACCAGCTGCCGGTAGGGAAGAAGGCGCGGCTGGTGGTCATCGCATATGGCCTCAAGGCGGTGGCATTCTGCATGTCGCTCACGGTCCTTCCCTTCGCTCTGCGCAAACGCTTTGCCCGGACTACGGACCTTGGCTCCGCCGTGCTTGATGCCGATGTCGTGCTCAGCAAGGGCGGTGGCTTCCTACTGGATCGGGGCACGACCTATTCGGTGCCTATCCACCTCATCACGATCTGGATCGCCATCATTCTGCGCAAGAAGACGGTCATTTATGCCCAGAGTATCGGCCCGTTCGAAAGCGGCTTCGGCCGGATGGTTGCGGGCTTCGTCCTGCGGCGCGTTTCGCTGGTTCTGGCGCGGGATGAGTATTCGTACGAGTATTCCACTGAGGTTCTGGGCATTGATCCGTCGAAGGTGAAACTTACGGCTGATGCTGCCTTCGCTCTGGCGACCTATCAAGGTGGCGCTACTGCTGCGTCGGCTAAGCAGGCTGAGGGCTGTGCCTCAGAATCTCCGGCGCGAGCCTGCATCACGCTCGTTTCGCCCCGCTTCGCCGGTTTGGCCGGAGAAGAAGCGGAAAGCCAGTATTGCCGCGTCATCGCTAAGGTGGCTGAGCAAATCTCCGAGCAAGGGCTCGACGTTATGTTCATTCCGCATTTGGAATCGGGCAAGTTCAGCGACCGTATTCTTGCAAACCGTATTGTCGGCTTTTGCTCCCCCGAGGCAGCGACGAAGATGCGCATTCTCGAACCCACGAGCCCTATCGACATCATCAATTTAATGACCGAAAGTGCCATCGCCATCTGCTCGCGTATGCACTCTATGATCTTTTCGATCGACGCCCGACTGCCATTCGTGGCGCTGTCCTATTTGCCGAAATCGGATTCGATGCTGCACGAAGCTGATCTCGACGATTGGCGGGTGTCCTTACCCGAAATAGCGACCGGCGACGTCGAAGCCGCGGTGGCCGATGTGACCGGCAAGTTTGAGGCGATCCTCGCCGATCTGCCGCAAAGCCGGGCCAAAGTCGCCGCCGCACAGGAGCTTTTGGCAAAGCGGTCGGACTCCAACCTTACTCATCTTTCTAATCTCATCGGTAGCTAA
- a CDS encoding sugar transferase, with amino-acid sequence MSQQGVINSGFGVVVCSFISLAILRRLRFYPGVAVARSILPVVAIVFGVLVAIIAGFRFEYSNKVIGTCFAAILGTRFAITAVRSRAKGILYYLVPGGRIELLKELRGAPVLPLVSPTLDGLPESAIVADLSANLEPEWERFLAEAAISGCPVYHYKQVWEAETGKVRIEHLSENGFGALVPNFAYQKIKRGVDLFASLVAIPIVVPIVALCALAIKWDSRGPVFFRQRRLGFRGKEFLVLKLRTMIEGHAGDNRNLSITQSDDKRITRVGGFLRRTRLDELPQILNILRGEMSWIGPRPEAVSLSQWYEGEIPFYRYRHIVRPGITGWAQVNLGHVAEVEQVDEKLQYDFYYIKNLSYWLDILISLRTIGVMLSGFGSK; translated from the coding sequence TTGTCCCAGCAAGGAGTGATCAACTCTGGCTTTGGTGTGGTAGTTTGTTCTTTCATATCGCTCGCAATTTTGCGACGACTGCGTTTCTATCCTGGTGTGGCGGTAGCTCGCTCTATCCTTCCCGTGGTTGCGATTGTATTCGGCGTGTTGGTGGCGATAATCGCTGGATTCCGGTTCGAGTATTCAAATAAGGTTATCGGCACATGTTTCGCGGCAATTCTCGGAACTCGGTTTGCGATCACCGCAGTACGCTCGCGTGCCAAAGGAATTCTTTACTATTTGGTGCCTGGCGGTCGTATCGAGTTATTAAAAGAACTGCGAGGAGCTCCTGTTCTACCTCTTGTCAGTCCAACCCTAGATGGGCTGCCAGAATCGGCAATTGTTGCAGACCTCAGCGCAAATCTGGAGCCAGAATGGGAGCGGTTTCTCGCTGAGGCGGCCATTTCTGGGTGTCCAGTTTATCACTACAAGCAGGTATGGGAGGCTGAAACGGGGAAAGTGCGGATTGAGCACTTGTCGGAAAATGGATTTGGTGCGCTGGTCCCCAACTTTGCGTATCAGAAAATTAAACGAGGAGTCGATCTCTTCGCTTCGCTCGTCGCCATTCCGATCGTGGTGCCGATTGTTGCCCTCTGTGCCTTAGCAATCAAATGGGACAGTCGGGGCCCCGTGTTTTTTCGTCAGCGTCGCCTAGGATTTCGGGGAAAAGAGTTCTTAGTGCTGAAGCTGCGAACTATGATTGAAGGGCATGCTGGCGACAATCGCAACCTTTCAATCACGCAAAGTGATGACAAGCGGATCACGAGAGTTGGCGGTTTTCTGCGTCGGACGAGACTCGACGAACTCCCTCAGATTTTAAACATATTGAGAGGAGAGATGAGTTGGATAGGGCCCCGGCCTGAGGCAGTGAGCCTGTCACAGTGGTACGAAGGCGAAATACCGTTCTATCGCTACCGCCATATTGTCCGGCCTGGCATTACTGGCTGGGCGCAGGTTAATCTAGGACATGTGGCCGAAGTTGAACAAGTAGACGAGAAACTCCAGTATGATTTCTATTATATAAAAAATTTGTCTTACTGGCTGGATATTCTTATCTCTTTGAGAACAATAGGAGTTATGCTTTCTGGTTTTGGTTCCAAATGA